In the Aptenodytes patagonicus chromosome 5, bAptPat1.pri.cur, whole genome shotgun sequence genome, TGAGCCAGGTTGTTTCCAAACCCGGCAGCACCACCCGTGAAAACCATCACTGGAagtgggagagagaagaggagggagaggaggagagggagggaggcggaATGCTTCCCCTGCCCCGCGGCGAGGTGGTCCCAAGTGGATTACCTGGCTGCCCGGCCCCTGCTTGGCTCGCTcggggctggcagccccctgGGGAAAGCGCCACTACCAGGCATCCCTCCGCCAGCAGCTGGCCCGGCCCGAGGAGCCGGGGTGAGGTCCCCACCGGGTGCCCCACGGGCAggggcggtggggcggggggagagcggcagagaggggctgggagCAGTGGTTCCAGGGGGAGCGCTGGGGCCGGTGGCAGGGGGCGAGCCAGTGGTGGAGGAGGCTTTCTTGCCGCAGGATTCGCAGCAGAGCTTGTTGTAGCCGGGGATGGAGCAGTAGCGGGCCAGGACCTCCATCTGGCAGAAGATGGACTTGTCCCCAAGGCAAGGCTCCTCTGgagagggacagagcagggagcagCATCAGAGAACACGAAGGACGAGGGCAGCATTAGGCTCCCACCCCTGCACCTTTCCAATGGTCCCAAAGGATGAGGTGCCCCCCTTGCAGGCTGCTGCCAAACCTGCTATCACTCTCTGCCCCAGGGCAGCAATTTTGGCAATGCTTGTATGGGAAGGGGGGTGAGGGAGttggaaaacaaagccaaagcacTCGAGGTTTCTGtgcacaggagaaaaaacagcaagCAAGGGATGCTCCAAACCAGCATCTTAAATCCGATCGTGATGCATCCCGCCCCAGCTACAAAGTGCTCTAAGCAACCCCTTGCTTGGAGCAAGGGGCAAAAGCCAGAAGCCATCTGCCTGCTTGGGTAAACACAGGAGGCTGAAAAAAGTTCAAGGTAAAAAGGAAACGGCATAAAATCCAGGAGGCGAAGGGAGTGCAACACTGTGCCCAGCCAAAGGCAGCAGAAAGTGCAAGATCCCAGGCTCCACGAGATGGCAACCGAGCAGCAGGCTTTGCAAGCCgaggcagcagggatgcagcagcGGAGGGTAGAACTCCCCAAAATCCCTGCTGGATGTGCATCCTCCCTCCCAGCCACCTGCGGTTCCCACCTGGAGGTGCAGAAGCCCTCAGGAGGGTTATCCCAGGAAGCGTCGCCCTTACCCGAGCAGGGACACTTACTGGAGGAGATCTTGCTAACAGGGTTTTTGGCCGGGTCCTGGGGTACCCACTGCCCTTTGGGCGTGCCGTGGTCACCAGCGTCAGTGCTGGTGGTGGTGCCGGAGAGCTTCCCTGCGGAGAGAGCGTCACGATGCCCAGTCGCTACGGGAGGTTGGGGGCACTCAAAATATCTTAGGAGGGTGTTttggtgggggatttttttgttttaagggatGTCCTTAAAAACGAGGTCCCCTGGGGAGCACCCAGTTGGCCCAGCACTtaaaccacccaaaaaaccccgaGATGAACATCAAGGTGCCCATCTCCACCGTACCCTCAGCTCATTGCATCCCCAAATGGCcagaaaacccaaaaaaacatCTACAGCAAATATCAGGGCCAAGACCAGAAAAGTGCAATATTTTGGCTGGCACTTAACCCTTTGTCTGCCAGCATCAGGGACATTCAACACGACCTGCTTTGCTGGCACCCCCCTGAAGCCGAGATTGGGCGGGAGGCATGCAAGAGGGTTGGTCCCTGCCAGTGTGCCCCCCCCCAGgtgccaccacctcctcctcctctcacccgGGCAGAGGGCCACGTGGCAGCCCTGGACGGCCTCCGGCTTGTCGCCCTCGCAGCGCCCGCCGCTCTCGCTGCCTTTGCAAACCACCTGCCGCTGCTGGATGCCTTCCCCACAGCTCGCCGAGCACTGCACCCAGACACACAGACGTCAgtgatggggcaggggggagccggCACACCCCAGAGGAGTATTTGCAGATGACAATGCCTCAGGTGGATATTGCTTTCTAATAAGGACTTTTCCTCACCCCTCTCCAGCaacgcccccccgccccggcctctACCAGGATGCACAGGGATGCTATTCCCTGTCTAATTTTGAGCTTCCCTCAAACCTCACTGAAAACATCGCTGGCTCCTGTACCCTTATCTCCATCCCTATGAGACCAGGCTGCTCTATAAATACCTGGCCTTCACACCCAGCCCCTATAACCCTCCTCCAGACCCCGCCGTGAGGCCTGGGGGCTTCCTCCCCCCTCCAGCTCACCTCCGACCAAGCACCCGTCCTCCActgtgcagggcagggcaggcggctGCAGGGCCGGCGCGTCTCGGGCCGCTGCCCAGGGCAGTACTTGGTGTGCAGGGTGCGGTTGGTGCCGTCCTGCAGGCGCTGCACGCACTGCACCGCCCGCGCCTGCACCCCCAGCTTGCCGCAGGACTTGCTGCAGGCGCCCCACTCCTCAGCCACCCAGCTGCCGGGGGGGGGAAGACAGACACGGTGAAGGCGTTAGAGGCTATGCCCACGCCGGGAAGCAGCCGGCACGCTCCAAACGCAGCCCCAAATACTCCCATATAGGGGATGAGAGCACCCCAGGCTGGCTGGGGAGGACTTACGCTGGCTGGGAGCACTCCTGGAGGTTACAGCGCCGCCGGATCGGCTTCGGCTTCTTCCCATTGTCACAGAAGTTTCTATGCACCATCCGGTTGTCGCTTTTCCGCCGGCAGCCGTACTTAGTGTACTGGATGCCTGGGGGGGCAGAGCATGGGTGGTAAGGCAATGGGTGTGGGGGTCCCACCAGCTCCCCACCAGGTCCCCTCCTGCATCCCCGCCAGGACGCATGCTCTCGGATGTCACCGCTTAGGTGGGACCCAAGCAGTGCTTCACCCAGGCTTGCAGAGGATGCTCGTGTGGATGCCGGTCCCCCCCAGCCTCCTGGGGTCACCCAGGCTGCCATGGGGCACACACACAAAGAGGGGCAAAGCAGACTCAgccttccccccatccctgccccaagCTGCTCTCCCAAAAACCCAGGTCAAGACATCAGCCCAGCCAAAGCACTGCTATAATTTGCCAAATAAGCGGCGCTTGCTTGGGAGCAGACCAGACCAGGGCTAAGCCAGCCTTAACCAtgagctgcctgctgccctgctgcagcaAGGTCCGGGGAGCCAGCGAGAGCTCACTTTCCAGCTCTGCAAGTCCTAAAAGCCTCCAGCCGTGAGCTAGACAGCACAAGGTGGAAGCGTGAGGTCTTCTACATCATTTGAGGGTCAGGTAGGTTGgaggtgacctctggaggtctctggtccagcacctgctcagagcagggccagcttTGAAATCAGATCCCACTGGCCATATCGAGGCAAGGCTTTCATCAGCAAACCCCTGACGCCAGCATGCAGGCACACGTGCTTTCTCCCAGAGGGAAAAATCCAGCAATAACTCTGCCAGGAGCTCAGGTGTGCTACCTGCCCTCCAACACAGCACTTACTGGTGTGTCCACACCTATCTCCATGCAAGCTTTAGGAGCAGTCATCTGCAAAATCACTACCTGTTGGCTCAAATTGGGTTAAATACAGCCAACGAATTAAAAACTCATAGAAGGTACATGGATAGACAAAGGTATGCACACATAAGCCTGTTTTCATAAGAAATCTGGCTAAAATGCTCACCTGAACTGCTCTGCAATAATGGTTTTTAACACTCATCTTCCCACATGGTAGATCCCCCAAATTACAGACGTGCAAAGAACACGGGTATGAGTGTGAAGAAGAAAGCCAGGCCTCCACACAGTACAAGGTCTAGGTCTAAAGCCTTCTGATGTATGAtgttggcagggctcattgagagggctttaaactaggttcgaagggggaaggggataaaaccaggctcgctagagatgagccgaggggtggcgtgccgatgccgggggcgaaatcgatagcccagctcaagtgcatatacaccaatgcacgcagcatgggcggcaagcaggaggagctggaagccattgtgcagcgggagagatatgacttagtcgccctcacagaaacatggtggggtgactctcatgactggagtgctgcaatggatggctacagactcttcagaagggacaggcgaggaaggagaggcggtggggtggccctgtatgttagggagtgttttgattgtatagagctcaacgattgtgatgatggtacggttgagtgtctatgggtaaggatgagggggaaggccaacgaggcagatatcctgctgggagtctgttatagaccacccaaccaggatgaaggggcggatgaagcgttctataagcggctggcagaagtttctcaatcgctagcccttgttctcgtgggggacttcaacttcccggatgtctgctggaaatacaacacggcagagaggaagcagtctaggaggttcctggagtgtgtggaagacaacttcctgacgcagctggtaagtgagcctaccaggggaggtgcctcgctcgacctgctgtttactaacagagaaggactggtgggagatgtggtggtcggaggccgtcttgggcttagcgaccatgaaatgatagaattctcgattctcggtgaagtaaggagggggggcagcaaaaccgcaaccatggacttccggagggcggactttggcctgttcaggacgctggttgagagagtcccgtgggagacggtcctgaagggcaaaggggtccaggaaggctggacgatcttcaagaaggaagtcttaaaggcgcaggagcaggctgtccctgtatgccgtaagaagaatgggcggggaagacgaccggcctggctgaacggggagctcttgctgggactcaggaaaaaaaggagagtttaccgcttgtggaagaaggggcaggcgactcaagaagagtacagggatctcgttaggtcgtgcagagaagaaatgagaaaggcagaagcccagctagaacgcaatctggccgctgtcgttaaagacaacaaaaaaagtttttacaaatatattaatgacaagaagagagccaaggagaatctccatcctttattggatgcaagggggaacattgtcactgaggatgaggaaaaggctgaggtactcaatgccttctttgcctcagtctttaacaggcagaccagttatcctcagggtactcggccccccgagctggaagacggggacagcgagcaggatgaaccccccgtaatccaggaggaagcagtcaatgacctgctatgccacctggacactcacaagtctatggggccggatgggatccacctgagagtgctgagggagctggcgcaggagctcgccaagccagtctccatcatttatcagcagtcctggttaacgggggaggtcccggacgactggaggcttgccaatgtgacgcccatccacaagaagggccggaaggaggatccggggaactacaggcctgtcagcctgacctcggtgccggggaagattatggagcggctcatcttgagggcgctcacaaggcatgagcgggacaaccaggggatccggcctagccagcacgggttcatgagaggcaggtcctgcttgaccaacctgatctccttctatgaccaggtgacccgcctagtggatgagggaaaggctgtggatgtggtctacctggacttcagcaaggcctttgacactgtctcccacagcattctcctagagaagctggcggctcacggcttagacaggtggactctgcgctgggtcaaaaactggctggatggccgggcccagagagttgtggtgaatggagttacatccagttggcagccggtcacgagtggtgttccccagggctcagtactggggccggtcttgtttaatatctttattgatgatctggatgaggggattgagtgcaccctcagtaagtttgcagacgacaccaagttgggtgggagtgttgatctgctcgagggtaggaaggctctgcagagggacctggacaggctggatcgatgggcccaggccaactgtatgaggttcaacaaggccaagtgccgggtcctgcacttcggccacaacaaccccatgcagcgctacaggcttggggaagagtggctggaaagctgcctgtcggaaaaggacctgggggtgttggttgacagccggctgaacgtgagccggcagtgtgcccaggcggccaagaaggccaatggcatcctggcctgtatcagaaatagtgtggccagtaggagtagggaagtgattgtgcccctgtactcagcactggtgaggccgcacctcgaatactgtgttcagttttgggcccctcactacaagaaggacgtcgagatgctggagcgtgtccagagaagggcaacgaggctggtgaggggtctggagaacaagtcttatgaggagcggctgagggaactgggactattcagcctggagaaaaggaggctgaggggagacctcatcgctctctacaactacctgaaaggaagttgtagcgaggtgggtgttggtcttttctccgaagtaacaagcgataggacgagaggaaatggcctcaagttgcgccaggggaggtttagattggatgtaaggaaaaatttctttactgaaagagtggtgaaacattggaacaggctgcccagggaagtggtggagtccccatccctggaggtatttaaaagacgtgtagatgaggcgcttagggacatggtttagtgggcctggtggtgttgggttgacggttggactcgatgatcttagaggtcttttccaacctcaatgattctatgattctatgttgggGAGAAACGATTTCAAACAGCGCCTGCATGTTTCCAAGCCAGAGATGACCCAAAGGGCTCACGCACTGTCTAACACACCCAAGCATCCTTCCAAGCCCACGCTGTAGCCTGCTACGAAGGGAAAGCTACCTCCTCCGCATGCCTTGGTGCACTGAGACCAGCTCTTGAGAGCCCACTCGTAGGAATCCATCTCCTCAAGCAGGACATTGTTGTTCCCGATCATGGGCAGCAGGTCTTCGTGGATGATGTACCTGTACATCAGGCTGCtcctcgcctcctcctcctgaggGATGACCTGCAGGCAGAGAGAGGACAAtcagagagggggaaggagaggaaggagtgaTGCCatggaagagggaagggaagaggagcccatcaaagaaaaaagaagtgaacaATGACCACATGGTACAGTACACACAAGCGTAGGAGAAACAAACCCCGTTACTACCTCCAACATGATTAGGTAGGCTCTGAACACAGAGTCTACCCTTCAAGAACCTACCTCTCCAGTTGTGGAGAAAAACGCTGCCCAAACATCCCAACTCCAGCCTTGGGTGGCATggccctggcctctcctctgaCCTGCAGGACCACAGTCTATGCCCAAAGCCAGTGCCAGCCACAGGGATGGACGGGAGTGCAGACCTGCCCTTCCCTGGGTGCCCAGGGAACCCAATCCCTAACTCCAACAAATACCAGTATAATTAAAATGAGATGTGGAGTCATAAGCAATTGCTGCACAGAGCAAAATACAGTTGGATTCAAAGGCAAACACCCAAGTGATGTGTCCTTACGCCATTCTTGCACGCAGCTCATTGCCCCTTCCATTTGGCTAGCTCATTTCCCTGGGTTTAATGCCATGCCCTATGTCCTTTCTCTACCAAAATCCTTCTGTCACCTCCTACATCCCATCTCAGACCACCTCCTGTCCCTGTACCTCTGGGTGACAGTCATCCCCGATGCCCCCAGAGGATGCATCAGCCAGGCTTACCAAAACACTGATGGCCTCGTGCAGAGGACCACTGGTTTTCAGGCTCTCCTTCCCATGTTCAACAGTGTACTCCCACTCCAAGCCCATCTCAATGAACACTTGGCTTTTGGCTTCCTTGCCCTTGGCGTTAAGGATGAAGTTACCCGTGGCTTGATTCTTAAcagctggaggagaaaggaggtATTTCAATGTAATTTCTTCGGGTCACTGCCTTTGAAGGACTGGAATGACCCAAATAAGACCCTTTGGGTGGGAATTGTCAGAATAGGGCTGAGAAAGAGGTAGCGGGTGAAGGGAGAGGTGAACTACAGCATGCTCACCAATGCTGTGGGATGCTGGCTCCACCTCTTCTATCTGAAGGTGCCTCGCCCCAGCTGGAATCTCAAACATCTTCAAAACACCTGctgaaaaggagagaggaaggatggaggaaagagaaagagcaggCTTGCTCCACCCAGACACGCACCCGCTCGCACCCACATGTGAATCCAGCTGACCCTGACTGAATCTGCTCCCAAACCCGCCCAGCCCACTCACCCGGCTGCTTGGGGGTCTTGGCCAGTGTGCCCTTCACCGTCCGGCAGTGGGAGTTATCCCCCCCGCAGACCCCGCACTTGTCATCCTGCTTCAGGGAGCCAACCTCCTTGTCACAGCCGACGTGCTGTCACCCATGAGGAAGAGAAGACAAGCACGGGGTTACATCCCTGCAGCCCATCCCATCGCTCCGCCATCCCCATAGCCCTTTGCTGTACACAGGGTCAGTCCCCAGGCTAAAAGATGCGCCCCCAAGGGGTAGTGGGTCAAGGGGATGCACAAGCTCTCTCCTGGACAGGCAAAGGACAGGAACAGTCGTGCAGCAGCCGTCAGCTCCTCACCACACACTCGCCCCGGACACAGATGCTGTAGGGGTCTCGGTAGCTGCACCGGGTACCGTCATGAACAACCTGATTCATGAATACCACGTCCCCGGTTCCCTCGGACTGGCAGATCAGCTCACACTTCTGAGCATCTGCggcaaaataaaagtaaaggggaaaaaaaagggtttgtgAAAATACATTAGGGTGATTGAAGACAGAAACCCATCTCAGCTTGTACTCCTGAGCACAGCCAGATTTCTAAAGCCCAGGCTATTCGTGTGCCTTATTTTGCCGTGTCTGTTTGCTGCTCAAGAGCCTGCACTTTTGCCCAGTATActcaggaaattaaaagaaggcaACTGGAGGGACACACTACGTGACACTGCAATGCAAGACACTTGGCTGCGTGCATGAGGAATACCAAGCCAGGCAGGCGGAcctggctcccagcccagcctggagcgGCACACTCCCCACTGCGGCTCTGGGAGCAAGCAGGCAACACCGTCACCCCACCATCTCCAAGGAAAACAAGTCTTCTGTGTGCCAAAGCACACAGAAAGCGGAGATAAAACTTTTAAAGTAGCGCAAACAGATTTATCTCTGGCCACCATTACAAGGCACAGGAGGAACAGGGAGAGATTTCAACATGGGCTGATCTTCTCAGCCCACCTCCACTGCGCTTTGAGACAGCAGGAACCAGAGCAACACCTGGGTTGACACCTGAGGGCAAGCACAAGAGATTGATTTTAAAGACCTGGCTGCTTGATGCTTGATGCTGGTTTATTGCACTCTAGTTTCCAGCTCAGGAGCTTTCCACAACCCAACATCTGTGCAGCTGGCACAGTCTCCATCCCACGGTGATGGCCACCAGTGTGGCCTCCTCTGGGAGGAAAGGCAATTTGGCTACTGCTCCTTTGCTAGGACCCACTGCCACTCACCATCGTGATGCTCGTAGGGAAGCCAAGCATGCTTGCTGTTCTGGTGGGTGTAGTAGGAGTTGCGCTTGGAGCACTGCTGGGCACGGAAATCCTGGTAGGGCCCCGGGCACTCCTCAGCGTTGCACACTTGGTACTCGTAGGTGGCTCCTGGGCAGTGGCGCCCGCCGTATGCCGGGCTGGAAAATAAAGGGTGGGTTAAAAGAGCGTCAGGGGCCTgagcggggcagggtggggggggggatgctgtTCAAATGCGACACAGCTCAGCGCCCAAATGCATGGCacagcccaggcaggagcagatGTCCTCATCCCTGCCAACTGAGCGCACAAGGGGAAGAGCGAGGAACCTGTTGCTCTCAGCCACTTCCAGTTTTACCCCCACTAAAAGGAGGGAGGCGGAGGCCAAACGTACGGTGGGTTGTCGCAGCTCCGGCTGCGAGAGCGCACACCTCCCCCACAGGTCCTGGAGCACGAGCCGAACTTGGACCAGGAGCTCCAGCTGCCGTCCTGGCTGTAAGGCTGCTCCGACGTCTTCCAGATGCAGTGACCCTTGAAGCACCActggaagggaggagaaagaggggtGAGCTCTACGCCTGCCTCTTCCAAAGCACTCGGCACCAGTAGACAGAGCCCTCCTACACCCACAGCACTACAAAATGGCTTGCAGTTTGCAAAGCATGGGAGGAAGGTGCTCTTCATCATGCCCTCAGGCACGTCCCTCCCACAGGAAGCAGGACCAGGAGCGGTCCTTGGGCATGCAACAGCAGGCCTGCCCTCCAGGCTGATCTGGGGACGAGCAAGCTGCATCATTTCGCGACCAACCCAGGAGCATGAGCAGCCCGCGGCTTTGCTCCGAGAGCCCAGCACAGCTCCACAGCCAGGACTCGcagcagaaaatgcagcagaGGAGCAAGGGTAAGCAGGGCAGGCTCCCAACACATCCATGCTTTGGATCGGGTAAGAAGAGCCTGCAGCTGCATAAACCTGCTCAAAAACTCATGCAAAAAGCTGCTGAAAGCACAAGTCTGGGGCATGCAAAGATCCCTCTGCAAAACAAATCCCTTTGATTTTCTTTCCCCAACACCAAATTTTTGAGTTCCTGGACTGGTTTTGTCTCTCCAGTCAAACTGCCTCTCCCTACCCATGCAGATCCTCAGGCAGGAACTGAATTACACCTGGGTCCGGGTCTGGATCAGCCCTGGGGATGTCTCCCCGCTGGCACAGGGGGGATGAACCCAAACATTTGCAAGGAGCACAGCAGCAAGCTGCTGGGCATTTTGGCAAATGAAATCCAGAGCTCTGCACTTCTTCCCAGGCAGGCACGCAACGCCTGGTACGAAGCTACAGTGTCACCCCATGGGCACCCAGACACAGGGTTTAACTCCAGCCCTGGGGAAAAGCCCAGCCTGTGCCCATCACGGGCCTGAAGGAAGGACCTCCCAGTCCAGACGTTGCAGCCCTCTGGAGCCACATGCCAGCACGATGTGTGACACATCTGTACACGATACAAAAAGCCTCATTTTAGAAGCTTTTGGCAAACCGTCACTCAAGCACTCGAGGAGGCAGCATTTTCAGCAAGATTGCTGGGATTTATACAGACGCTTATCAAAAGTTGTTGGTTACTTTACGCCTGTCCATTCTCCGGCAAAGAACCACCCAAAAACTACATGGGCCAGCAGCTTCTCCAACATATCCACGCTTTCATACTGTGCTAACAGGCATGCTAAGAGAGCCTAAAGTAAAAGCCTGATGACATCATCACTCTTTTGCCAGGTGACAAAACAAgtcctgcttctctgcagaagcaggcagatcagaagaaaaacaaagtcctCATCTGAGCACAAACTGGGGAAAATAAGGAGTAACACCAGCTAAAAACTAGGCACCCACCGACTGCTGCCCTCGagggtgtccctgtccccttcGAAGGGAGGATCAGGCAGGACCAGCCCCTACCTTGCCTGGAGAGCACTCGGTCCCATCCAAGGGTGGCCCCTTCTTGGTCTTGCAGAAGTAGGGGTTGTCCGGGTGGCTGCACCACAGCTGCTTGCAGGGGTCGAAGGTGCGGaactggggagcacagaggagctgggctgggatggcagcggggagccccggcAGGCTGGTGGCACCCCTCCTCACCCCCGCAGCACCTGGCTAGGGGTCCGGGGGGGCAATATGGGCAACACAACCTGTATTGGCTCGATACTCACCGCTGTGCACGTTTTGTAGCCCACGCCGAAGTCAAAGCGGCACTGCTCATCCATGGAGTAGTTAATGCCCGGCAGCTTGGGTAACGTGGGCCACTGGTGCTCAAAGGGGTCATCCAGGAGGCAGTCGTAGGAGCTGCAGAGATGCAGGGCAGAGGCAAAGCGGAGTCAAATACGGAGGATTTCCCTCCTTCACCCCTTCCCTCAGCTCCAGCCACCTCTCCAGATTCAGATATGGAGAAATCTGAATTCTCTTGGTGCTGACGCTAACTACCCACCActggaaaacatgttttcagcaAAAAACAACTGCGCggatgtattgggtttgcgtggcaaggttttggtagctgggggaCTAcgggggtggcttctgtgagaagctgctagaagcttgcCCTATGCCCGATAGAGCCAAtaccagccggctccaagacagacccaccactggccagggctgagcccatcagtgacagtggtagcgcctctgtgataacatatttaagaaggggaaaaagttgctgtgcaacagcaactggagCCAGAgggagaagtgagaatatgtgagagaaacaactctgcagacaccaagctCAGTGAAGAAgtaggggaaggaggtgctccaggtgccagagcagagattcccctgcagcccgtagtgaagaccatggtgaggcaggctgtccccctgcagcccatggaggtccacggtggagcagatatccacctgcagctcgTGGAGGACCCCGTGCcgcagcaggtggatgtgcccaaaggcagctgtgaccccgtgggaagcccacactggagcaggctcctggcaggacctatggacccatggagagaggagcccacactggagcaggtttgctggcaggacttgtgaccccacaggggacccacactggagcagtctgttcctgaaggactgcaccccgtggaagggacccatgctggagcggttcatgaagaactgcagcctgtgggaaggactcacgttggagaagttcgtggaggactgtctcccgtgggagggaccccacgctggagcatgggaagaatgtgaggagccctccccctgaggaggaaggagcggcagagacaacgtgtgatgaactgactgcaacccccattccctgtccccctgcactgctgggggagaggaggtagagaatttgggagtaaagttgagcctgggaagaagggagaggtgggggaaaggtgttttaagatttagtttttatttctcattatcctactctgatttgattggtaatgaattaaattaattttccccaagtcgagtctgtgtTgtccgtgacggtaattggtgagtgatctctccctgtccttatctcgacccacgagcctgtTGTTATAtcttctctcccttgtccagctgaggaggggagtgatagagcggcttggtgggtgcctggcatccagccagggtcagccTGCCACAGCAAAGTCCCCGAAAGACAAgcatccctcccctgcctgcagctccctaGAGGACAGAGCACCTTGGCGCTAGTGGGTACCACCACTGCCACCTGCTTTCCTGCCACTCTTCTAGGCCCCGACGC is a window encoding:
- the ADAMTS14 gene encoding A disintegrin and metalloproteinase with thrombospondin motifs 14, giving the protein MDYLRLVLSCLVPLHGCLAAGSAPELLLSGKLGEYGVIVPFSADCQGRFLSHVVSGDAVVGIGEAACPPAPRPSRRRAPRSPLDESARRRGAGGRLLYFNVTVFGKELHLRLRPNRRLVPPGAVAEWQEDFEVLFREPLQQRCLFTGDISGMPGAAVAISNCDGLAGLIRTDSNEFFIEPLERGQQETEEHGRAHVVYRRSAIRQDSAEPRQDLHPEVPRVRVGDLPNSLELMTERLGDAERKRRHARKDDYNIEVLLAVDDSVVRFHGKEHVQNYVLTLMNIVDEIYHDESLGVHINIVLVRMIMVGYRQSVSLIERGNPSRSLEQVCRWAHSQQRSDPEHAEYHDHAVFLTRQDFGPAGMQGYAPVTGMCHPLRSCTLNHEDGFSSAFVVAHETGHVLGMEHDGQGNRCADETSMGSIMAPLVQAAFHRYHWSRCSKQELNRYIHSYDCLLDDPFEHQWPTLPKLPGINYSMDEQCRFDFGVGYKTCTAFRTFDPCKQLWCSHPDNPYFCKTKKGPPLDGTECSPGKWCFKGHCIWKTSEQPYSQDGSWSSWSKFGSCSRTCGGGVRSRSRSCDNPPPAYGGRHCPGATYEYQVCNAEECPGPYQDFRAQQCSKRNSYYTHQNSKHAWLPYEHHDDAQKCELICQSEGTGDVVFMNQVVHDGTRCSYRDPYSICVRGECVHVGCDKEVGSLKQDDKCGVCGGDNSHCRTVKGTLAKTPKQPAGVLKMFEIPAGARHLQIEEVEPASHSIAVKNQATGNFILNAKGKEAKSQVFIEMGLEWEYTVEHGKESLKTSGPLHEAISVLVIPQEEEARSSLMYRYIIHEDLLPMIGNNNVLLEEMDSYEWALKSWSQCTKACGGGIQYTKYGCRRKSDNRMVHRNFCDNGKKPKPIRRRCNLQECSQPAWVAEEWGACSKSCGKLGVQARAVQCVQRLQDGTNRTLHTKYCPGQRPETRRPCSRLPCPAQWRTGAWSECSASCGEGIQQRQVVCKGSESGGRCEGDKPEAVQGCHVALCPGKLSGTTTSTDAGDHGTPKGQWVPQDPAKNPVSKISSKEPCLGDKSIFCQMEVLARYCSIPGYNKLCCESCGKKASSTTGSPPATGPSAPPGTTAPSPSLPLSPRPTAPARGAPGGDLTPAPRAGPAAGGGMPGSGAFPRGLPAPSEPSRGRAAR